The following coding sequences lie in one Mustelus asterias chromosome 8, sMusAst1.hap1.1, whole genome shotgun sequence genomic window:
- the LOC144497324 gene encoding leptin receptor gene-related protein, whose translation MAGIKALVGLSFSGAIGLTFLMLGCALEQYGVYWPLFVLIFYFLSPIPSFIARRLGDDTDAASSACRELAYFFTTGIVVSAFGLPIILARVSVIQWGACGLVLAGNAVIFLTILGFFLVFGRGDDFSWEQW comes from the exons ATGGCGGGGATTAAAG CTCTGGTTGGCTTATCTTTCAGTGGTGCCATAGGCCTGACCTTTCTCATGTTAGGCTGTGCACTCGAACAATATGG TGTTTACTGGCCATTGTTTGTGCTGATATTTTACTTCCTGTCACCTATTCCGAGCTTTATTGCACGAAGATTGGGGGATGACACTGATGCAGCGAGCAGTGCCTGTCGTGAACTTGCATATTTCTTCACCACAGGGATCGTTGTTTCTGCCTTTGGGCTCCCAATAATTCTTGCTCGAGTTTCAGTG ATCCAGTGGGGAGCCTGTGGACTCGTGCTGGCAGGCAATGCAGTAATCTTCCTCACCATTTTGGGTTTTTTCTTAGTATTTGGTAGAGGGGATGACTTTAGCTGGGAGCAGTGGTAG